The Intrasporangium calvum DSM 43043 sequence TCGTCGCGAGCTCCCCCGCCGGTTTGTCCCGCACCATGTCTCAGCCCAGCAGCTCCGCGGGGGCCTTCGTGTCATGGCCCTCGGGGACGTCCCGCATGAAGTGGTTTCGCCCCACGGCGAACCACATGACCGTCGCGAAGACGATGACGACTCCGACGGCGATCGGCGCGTAGTTGAACGTGTCGTCCCCCCACGTGCCCGGGGCGTAGGCGGGCAGCATGAACAGGACGACGATGATCGCCACCCAGCCGATCGCGATCCAGCCGATCGGCGCGCTCCAGCGCCCGAGGTTCCAGCGCCCGGGCCGGAACTCCGGGTGAGTGCGACGCAGGAAGACCGGGACGATGTAGGCGATGTAGAGCCCGATCACGGCGATCGACGTCACCGCCGCGTAGGCGACGATGCTCCACAGCGCCGGTAGGGCGACGACGATGGAACCGGCGACGCACAGCCAGATGGAGTTGGTCGGAGTCCCGGTCCGGGGGTTGACCTTCGACCACCAGCGCGAGCCCGGCAGCGCGTTGTCGCGCGAGAAGGCGAACGACATCCGCGAGTTGGCCGTCACCGAGGCCATCCCGCAGAAGAACTGGGCGACCGCCGCGATGAGGAGCATGAACTTGCCGAGCCCGGCCCCCGCCGCGTCGATGAAGATCTGGGCAGGAGGCAGCCCGGTCACGGTGGCGCGCTGGGCGTCGTAGTCCTGGATCGCGGCCGTGACGGAGACGAGCAGGATCCAGCCGGCGATGATCGACACCCAGACCGAGCGGACGATCCCCTTGGGCGCCTCGATGGCGGCACCCTTGGTCTCCTCCGCGACGTGGGCCGAGGCGTCATAGCCCGTGTAGGTGTACTGGGCCATGAGCAGGCCGACGAGGAACGCGTAGGGCAGGAAGCCCAGGATCGTCACATCGAAGCCGGTCTCGTTGCGGAACTCGGTGAAGGTCCACGAGAGCGACTGGTGCTGGTCGGGCACGAGCCAGAGGATTCCGACGATGACGGCGACACCGATGAGGTGCCACCAGGCGCTGACGTTGGAGAGGACCTTGACGAGGTTGACGCCGAAGGTGTTGAGCAGCCCGTGCAGCGCGATGATGACGAGGAACGCGACGAAGGTGCTGGTCGCGGTGACCTCGAGGCCGAAGGTCAGGTTGAGCAGAGCCATCCAGGTGATGGCCGCTCCGTAGTCGATCGCCGCGGTCACGGCGATCTCTCCGAGGAAGTTGAACCAGCCGACGTACCAGGCCCAGATGCGCTTGTTCCGGCGGGCGAGCCGCCCGGCCCAGTAGTAGAGACCACCGGCCGTCGGGTAGACCGAGCAGATCTCGGCCATCGCAAGGGCCACGCAGAGGACGAAGATGCCGACGACGGGCCAGCCGATCGAGATGGCGATCGGGCCACCAGCGTCCATGGCCAGGTAGTAGGTCGTGATGCACCCGGCAAGGATGGAGATGATCGAGAACGAGACGGCAAAGTTCGAGAAGCCGCTCATGCCCCGGTGCAGCTCCTGCTTGTAGCCGAGTTCCGCGAGCAGGGCTTCGTCGTCGTGGAGGTCAGCAGCCGCCCGGTTGGCCAGCTCCTGATCGGATGAAGGAGGAACGCTCATGCACTACCTCACAAACATCAGGCAGCGGACCTTCGCCCACCGCGTCGAATGATGTGACGCATCCAATACCTGCGGAAGTCCACCCGTCAATGGTTCCTGATCAAACCATTTGTTGAAGGAGTCGCTCGAGGGTCACCGCGACCCCGTCGTCGTCGTTCGACGGGCAGACCCGGTCGGCCACCGCTCGCACCTCGGCGTGGGCGTTGGCGACCGCCCAGCCGACTCCGGCCCAGCGGATCATCGGCACGTCGTTCGGCATGTCGCCGAAGGCCCACACGCGCTCTGCCCCGATCCCCAGCCGGGCCGACCACCGCTCGAGCGCGACTGCCTTGGTCACCCCAGCCGCGTTGATCTCGGCCAGGCCGCCGGCGCCGGAGAAGGCGACGTGCGCCCGGTCGCCGACCACCGCAGTCGCCCGCTCGAGGAACTCGTCGTCCCCGAGCGTCGCCGACTTGGCCAGCAGCTTGCCCACCGCCTCGTCGTCGAGATCATCGATCGCGGCCTCGACCGCGTCCCCGGGGACGACATGGGACGGATCGTGGGGGAACTCCGACTCGAACCACAGGCCGCTGCCCCGCTCCGCTGCGAAGGCGACGTCCGGCACCGCTCGGCGCAGGTCAGCGACGATGTCGCGGACGAGACCATGCTCGAAACCGGAGCTGGTCCGCACTCTCCTCGCCGCGACGTCGTAGACGAACGCTCCGTTGGCGCAGATGGCGGTGCCGTGCCCACCCACAGCAGACGCAAGCTCGTCGAGCCAGCGCGGCGGGCGGGCGGTGACGAAGACGACCTCGATGCCGGCCTCCTCGACCGCGCCGAGAACTGCCGCGGTCCGGTGGGAGAGCGTCCCGTCGGACCGGAGCAGCGTGCCGTCGAGGTCGGTCGCGATCAGACGAGGCGCGTCATCCACCCGTGGGAGTCCTCGGCCCGGCCGTACTGGATGTCGAGGAGCCTGCTGCGGATCGCGCTGGCCACCGTGTCCTCGTGGCCGTCGCGGCGGTGGTCGACCGAGCCGCCGTCCCACCGCAGCTCACCGACAGGCGTCACGACGGCGGCGGTGCCGCAGGCGAAGATCTCGACGATGTCTCCGGAGGCAGCGCCTTCCTTCCACTCGTCGATCCGGATCCGCCGCTCCTCGGGCTCGAGGTCGAGCTCCTTGGCGAGCTCGAGGATCGAGGCCCGCGTGACGCCCTCGAGGATCGTTCCGGTCAGCTCGGGTGTGACGATCTTGCGGTCCCTGGTGACGAAGAAGAGGTTCATCCCACCCAGCTCCTCGATGTAGGTGTGCGTCGACGAGTCGAGGAACACCGCCTGGTCACAGCCGTGCTCGGCGCCCTCGAGCTGCCCGGCGAGGGAGGATGCGTAGTTCCCGCCGCACTTGGCGGCGCCCGTGCCGCCGGCGCCGGCGCGCGCGTACGACGTGGAGATCCACAGGGTCACCGGCTTGAGGCCGCCGGTGAAGTACGCGCCCGCCGGTGAGGCGATGACCGAGTAGGTGACCCGCTGCGCCGGGCGGACCCCGAGGAAGGCCTCCGACGCGAACATGAACGGGCGCAGGTAGAGGCTCTTCTCTCCCTCGGCTGCAGGGACCCACTCCTGGTCGACCGCGACGAGCTGTCGCAGCGACTCGATGAAGTCGGCCTCGGGCAGCTCCGGCAGCGCCAGCCGCCGAGCCGAACGGGCGAACCGGGCGGCGTTGGCCTCCGGGCGGAACGTCCAGACGGAGCCGTCCGCGTGCCGATAGGCCTTCATGCCCTCGAAGATCTCCTGGGCATAGTGCAGCACCGCAGCGGCGGGGTCGAGCTGGAACGGGCCGTAGGGCTGGACCCGCGCGTCGGTCCACCCGTCGGCGGCGCTCCAGTCGATGACGACCATGTGGTCGGTGAAGGTCTTGCCGAACCCGGGATTCTCGTGCACCTGGGCGATCCGCTCGGACGAGGTGGCGTCCTCACGACGGGTGACCTCGAAGGACAACTGGGTCATGGCAAACCTCCGTAGCGGCACATCAGCAGTGATCCACTGCAGGCTATCGCCCACCGGATGGGACGGCGAAAAGGGCCCGATCGAGAGAGCAGTTCGGCCCGTGGCGCTCGGGTTCCCGGGGCACGACCTGTCGCGAAGGGCTCTTTCGATCGGCGCGGAGTGCTCTTGCGGTGATCAGAGGCGAGCGGCGATCGCGTCGCCGACCTGGGTGGTGGAGCGAACCGCGCTCCCCCGCTCCGCGAGGTCGGCTGCGACGGCGGCTTCGACCCGGGCCGCCTCGGCTGCGAGCCCCAGATGGGTGAGGAGCATCCCCACCGAGAGGACCGCGGCCGTGGGGTCGGCCTTGCCCTGGCCGGCGATGTCCGGGGCCGACCCGTGCACGGGCTCGAACATGCTCGGCGTCGTCCGCGCCGGGTTGATGTTGCCCGATGCGGCGAGGCCGATCCCGCCCGCGATGGCGGCGGCGATGTCGGTGATGATGTCGCCGAAGAGGTTGTCCGTGACGATGACGTCGAAGCGACCCGGGTCGGTCGCCATGAAGATCGTGGCCGCGTCGACGTGCTGGTAAGCCGTCTCGACGTCGGGGAAGTCCACGGCCACCTCGTCCACGGTCCGGCGCCACAGGTGACCCGCGTGCGTGAGGACGTTGTGCTTGTGCACGAGGGTGAGGTGGCGGCGGGGGCGGGCCTGCGCGCGGGCGAACGCGTCCCGAACGACCCGCTCGACCCCGAAGCGGGTGTTGACGCTGACCTCGGTGGCGATCTCGTGGGGCGTGCCGACGCGAAGGGACCCGCCGTTGCCGGTGTAGGGGCCCTCGGTGCCCTCGCGGACCACGACGAAGTCGATGCCGTCCGGTGCCACGCGGGCGACGTCCAGGGGGCTGGCCACACCGGGGAAGAGCCTCGCCGGGCGGAGGTTGACGTAGTGGTCGAGCGCGAAGCGGATGGGCAGGAGCACGCCCCGCTCGAGGACGCCGCTCGGGACCGAGGGGTCGCCGATCGCTCCGAGGAGGATCGCGTCGTGGCCGCGCAGCTCCTCGAGGACCGAGTCGGGCAGGGTCTCCCCGGTGGCGTGCCAGCGGCGAGCGCCGAGGTCATAGTCGGTGGTGGAGAACGTCGTGCTCCCGGCGGTGGCCGCCGCCAGGACCTTGAGCCCTTCGCCGACGACCTCGGGGCCGATCCCGTCGCCGCCGATCACGGCGATCGAGTAGTCCTTCTTGGCGCCCTCTGTGCGCTGCGCTGCTCCCATGGGATCAGACTAGAACCCGTCTTGTGATGTGGGACGCACGTCTCAGGAAATGACATGCCTGAGGCCCTCGCCCCACGAACGGGAGAGGGCCTCAGTGGCAGTCGAAACGGGCTCAGTCGTCAGTGTGGCCCTGGTCGCGCAGGTCCATGGACTCCTGCAGCGCCTGGCGGGCGGCCTGGGCGTCTTCGCTCATGGCAATCATTCCTTCTTCGCAAGTCGAACGTGGGTGAGTTTCAGGGCTCGAGCCCGGGTGGGCGAACCGTCAGCCGGAGGGAACGCGGGATCGCCGCGGCGAGGTAGCTGACTACTGGAACTCGCCGCGGCCGGCAATGAGTACGACCTGCCGCGTCATGTCAAATACGGTACGCGCGCCTACCCGGAGGTACAGGGGGTTTCCAGAAAATGAGACGCCGTGCCCGGGATGTGAGGAAAAGATCTTCACGATGTGACCGACCTCACCGAATCAGGTTCGTCCAGAAGGCCGTATGCCGCTGGGCTGGGACGGCGCCCAGCGCGCGGTCCCAGCCCAGCGGCATACGGAAAGTGGCAGTCAGTCCTGCAGGTTTACGACGGTGAACGTCTTCGCGTCGACCGCGGCAGCGATCTCCGCAGCCAGCTGCGATGACACCGCGCTGTCCACGTTGAGCACCCCGATGGCCTGGTCGGCCGCACGGGACACCTGCATGCCGCCGATGTTGACGCCGGAGTCGCCGAGGATCCGGCCGACGGCGCCGATGATGCCGGGGCGGTCGGAGTACTCGAAGATCAGCATGTGGTCCGAGAGGGGGACCTCGAGGTCGTAGCCGTTGATGCCGACGAGCTTCTCGACCATCTTCGGTCCAGTCAGCGTGCCGGAGACGCTGACGATCGAGCCGTCGCTCAACGTGCCACGCAGCGTCGTGACGTTGCGGAAGTCGCCCGCGGCCGCGTCGGTGACCAGTCGGACCTGGCAGTCCCGCTGCTCGGCCAGCACCGGGGCGTTGACGTAGGTCACCGGGTCCTCGACGACGTCGGTGAACAGGCCCTTGAGCGCGACCAGCTTCCAGACGCTGACGTCGTGCTCGGTGATCTCACCCCGGACCTCGACGTCGAGCTGTGCCGGAACCGCCCCCGCGACGGCAGTGAAGATCCGGCCGAGCTTCTCGACGAGCGGAATGCCCGGGCGGACCTCCTCGGCGATGTAGCCGCTCGACACGTTGACTGCGTCGGGAACGAGCTCGCCGGAAAGGGCCAGCCGGACCGACTTGGCCACCGAGATGCCGGCCTTCTCCTGCGCCTCCTCGGTGGACGCACCGAGGTGCGGGGTCACGACCACCGACTCGTGCTCGAAGAGGGGGGACTCGGTGGTGGGCTCGGTGGCGAACACGTCGATGCCGGCACCGGCCACTCGGCCCTCGGCCACCGCCCGGGCCAGGGCTGCCTCGTCGACGATGCCGCCGCGGGCCGCATTGATGACGCGCACCGACGGCTTCACCTTGGAGAGTGCGTCCTCGCCGATGAGCCCGATCGTCTCGGGGGTCTTCGGCAGGTGCACCGTGATGAAGTCGGACTGGGCGAGCAGCTCGTCGAGGCTGACGAGCTGCGCACCGACGAGACCGGCCTTGGCCGGGGACGCGTAGGGGTCGTAGGCGATGACCTTCATCCCGAACCCCTTGAGGCGCTCTGCGACGAGCGCGCCGATCCGACCGAGGCCCACCACACCGACCGTCTTGTCCAACAGCTCGACACCCGAGTACTTGCTCCGCTTCCAGGCGCCCCCCTTGAGCGCCTGGTTGGCCGGCGCGATGTTGCGCGCCGTGGCCAGCAGGAGAGCGATGGCGAGCTCCGCGGCGGAGGTGATGTTGGAGGTCGGTGCGTTGACGACCATGACGCCCGCCTGCGTCGCTGCCTGGACGTCGACGTTGTCGAGACCGACACCCGCGCGTGCGATGACCTTGAGGCGCCGGCCTGCCGCGATCGCCTCACCGTCCATCTTCGTGGCCGAGCGGATCAGGACCGCGTCGACGTCGGCGAGAGCAGGGAGGAGCTCGTCACGGTTGGCTCCGTCGCAGGTACGGACCTCGAAGTCGGGGCCGAGGGCCTCGATCGTTGCGGGTGACAGCTCTTCGGCGATGAGCACAACGGGCTTGGTCACAAGGGATCCTTTCGGGGCGGGTGCGCGGCCCGAGGACGTACGCGGGCCGGTCAGCGGCACCGCGATGTGCCGGGGGCAGTCTAGGCGCAGGCAACGCTCGAGGTCATCAGTTGTAACCAGCATGTGAACGCAATCGGCTCACGGGTGACCCGTATCACGTGCTGGACCACCCGTCCGGATGCCGGACGGATGAGGGTGCGAGGCGAACTGAGGCGCCCCGCGTTGGACGACGGACACCCCGGCTGCCCCTACGTCACTGACCCCCCTCGCGAGTCAGTGGGTACCACTGACCCCCCTCGCGAGTCAGTGGGTACCACTGACTCTCTGTGCGGGTCAGTGACGTAGGCGGTCAGGTAGGTCCTGCGGGCGCCGTGAGCGGACGCCGCCAGGCTGGATGCGCTGGGGACGCGGTTCTCCCGGGAACGCACGGAACTCGCGGAAGAGGGCACCACCGATCGGAACCGGGCCCGAGGGTTGGTGGCCCGGCCCCGGGGACAGGGTCAGTCGAGCAAGGCCGCGCCGAGGTCCTCGCCCGCCTGAGCGCCCGGCAGGACGGCGTAGACGCCGCTGCTCAGCGGTGTCGTCCAGATGTTCAACAGGTCGGCCTCGGCCAGTCGCTGCTGGATCGGGACGAACTGGCGCACGGGGTCGGCCTGGAACGAGACGAAGACCAGTCCGCAGTTGGAGCGCTGCCCCGGGGCCGGCGGATCGTCATAGGAGTAGGGGGCGCGCAGGATCCGCTCATGGGGCTCCGTCGCCATCGCCCGGCGCACGTGCGAGACCGGGTCGATGACCGGGAAGCCGAGATCGTCCGTCGCGGCGAGATCCGGTAGGTCCGCCTCGACCCGTCCGGTGAGGGGCGCCCCCGAGCCGAGTCGCCTGCCGACGGCGTGCTCGCGCCCGGCACGGTCGATCTGGTCCCAGGTGTCGAGGTTCATCGCGATGCGCCGGATGACGAGGGAGGTGCCGCCGGCCAGCCCCTTCGGGGCTGGGGTCCCCGCAGCCTCGGCACCGTCGCCCCCGGTCGCCGGATCGGCGCCGAGCCAGACCAGGCGGTCGTCGCTGCCGTCCGTCGCCGGCTGGACCGTTCCGTCGACCTGGCCGAAGAGGTTGCGAAACGGCATCCCCGGTCGCGCGTCCGTGAGTGGCTCACGGAAGCCCCGCTGGACCCACCGCTGGACGGCGAGCGGTTCGGCCCCCACGACGAGCCGGCGCGCGGCGTGGGCGACCGAGACCGGCGAGTCGGCGCGGATCTGCAGCAGCACGTCGGTCTGGGGCCAGTCCCGGTTGAGCCGGTCGACCGCAAAGGCGGGCAACGGCGCCAGCCAGGACGGGCGCACCGCGTCCAGCCCTGCCGCAGCGTAGAAGCCGGGCCCGACCGCGACCGTGACGCTGAGACGCGACGGCACCGCGGCGAGCTCCGGCTCGAGGTCCGTCAGCGGTCCCCGGGCCGCCATGAGCCGCTCGATGTCGTCGGTCCACACCCGCATGAGCCGGCGACACGTCAGCCTGGTCGCCCCCTCAGGAAGGTCGAGCCCGACGAAGGCCGCGAACGGCTGCGGCGCATCGACCACGCCGGACTGGCGGCTCCCGCGGAACGGCAGGACGGCAGGCCGTACCGCTGTGGGGGCCGCCGCCCGCGACCCCACGCCGGCCCGGTTCGCCTCCACCGCGAGATGGGTCGCGGCAACGGCTGCGGCACCGGCACCCCCGGCGAGCAGCCCGGTGCGCAGCACGGCCCGCCGGTCGAGGCCCTCCATCAGTCGCCCTCTGGGACGTACGTCTCCTCGGCGCCCGCGAACGTCCTGACCGGCACGGTCCACGCGAGCTCGTCACCACGGCTCGTGACCATGACCAGCACGACGTCGTCGCCGTTGACGAGGGGCCCGGTGAGCCCGAGGAGCATCAGGTGGTCACCCCCGGGCGCGAGGTCGACGGACTCGCCGGCCGGCACGCTCAGGCCGCCCTTCTTCTGCATCATCGTCATCGAGCCGTCGGCCTGTTTGGCCATGGTGTGCACCTGCACCTCGCCGGCCGAGGGACTGGTGCCCCCGGTGATGGTGAGGTCCTGGTCCGAGCGGTTCGTGACGGTCCCGAAGACCGCGGTCATCCCGGAGCCGGCCTTGGCCCAGCCGGACTCGAGCGTCACGGTCCCCGCCGGCGCGTCGTTCGACGGACGGGCCGACGGGACCGCGGCGGGGGTCGCGGCACCGGCCGTCGGATCCGAGGACGACGTGCCCGGGTCGGCGGCCGTGCCGCACGCCGCGAGGCTCAACATGGCGGCAAGCGTGAGTGCAGCTGCGAGACGGCGCGGTGCCGGGTGGGCGCACCGGGAGGTGGTGAGGGTGGAGCAGGGGGTCATGAGGGGTCCTTCGGAGTCGGCGGATCGGGCAGGCATGACCGCGACGCAGCGCCCCGGGCGCACACGTCGACCGTCCTTCGACGCGGATGCGTGAGGACTCAGGTCAGGCCGGCACCGGTGGCCCGCGGCCCGGGACGACCGCCACGTCGAGGTCGCGCAGCCAGCCCCGCAGCAGGAAGGTGACCGCGCCGGAACCCTCGACGGCAGGAGGAGCAAGCCTCGGCAGGACCGGCACCGCGAGGTCGACGACCCGCCACAGCGCGGTCTCGCCCCGAGCGAGCACGAAGGACAGGACGAGGGCTGCCCCGAGGTGCGCCACCGTCATCGTGGACAGGCTCACCTGGCCGCCCGTCGTCGCGACGGATCCACTGCAGTCGAGCAGCAGGTGACCGTGGTGCACCGAAGCCGTCGTGCAACCTGGCCCGCCGGAAGCGCCGGCGACGGCAGTCCCGACATAGGCGAGCACGGCGTGCCCGGCGAGCTGGCCCCCGGCGAGCGTCGGGAACAGGTGCCGCACACCGCGCTGCCGCCCCGACCCGAGCAGGGCGACCGGCCAGGTGAGCACGGCGAGCGCAGCCACGCCGAGCGGGTGGACCATGCCGCCACCCGCGACGTGCCCGGCCAGGGTGAGTGAGGTCGCGACGGCGAGGAAG is a genomic window containing:
- a CDS encoding amino acid permease; this translates as MSVPPSSDQELANRAAADLHDDEALLAELGYKQELHRGMSGFSNFAVSFSIISILAGCITTYYLAMDAGGPIAISIGWPVVGIFVLCVALAMAEICSVYPTAGGLYYWAGRLARRNKRIWAWYVGWFNFLGEIAVTAAIDYGAAITWMALLNLTFGLEVTATSTFVAFLVIIALHGLLNTFGVNLVKVLSNVSAWWHLIGVAVIVGILWLVPDQHQSLSWTFTEFRNETGFDVTILGFLPYAFLVGLLMAQYTYTGYDASAHVAEETKGAAIEAPKGIVRSVWVSIIAGWILLVSVTAAIQDYDAQRATVTGLPPAQIFIDAAGAGLGKFMLLIAAVAQFFCGMASVTANSRMSFAFSRDNALPGSRWWSKVNPRTGTPTNSIWLCVAGSIVVALPALWSIVAYAAVTSIAVIGLYIAYIVPVFLRRTHPEFRPGRWNLGRWSAPIGWIAIGWVAIIVVLFMLPAYAPGTWGDDTFNYAPIAVGVVIVFATVMWFAVGRNHFMRDVPEGHDTKAPAELLG
- a CDS encoding Cof-type HAD-IIB family hydrolase, which codes for MDDAPRLIATDLDGTLLRSDGTLSHRTAAVLGAVEEAGIEVVFVTARPPRWLDELASAVGGHGTAICANGAFVYDVAARRVRTSSGFEHGLVRDIVADLRRAVPDVAFAAERGSGLWFESEFPHDPSHVVPGDAVEAAIDDLDDEAVGKLLAKSATLGDDEFLERATAVVGDRAHVAFSGAGGLAEINAAGVTKAVALERWSARLGIGAERVWAFGDMPNDVPMIRWAGVGWAVANAHAEVRAVADRVCPSNDDDGVAVTLERLLQQMV
- a CDS encoding branched-chain amino acid aminotransferase, which gives rise to MTQLSFEVTRREDATSSERIAQVHENPGFGKTFTDHMVVIDWSAADGWTDARVQPYGPFQLDPAAAVLHYAQEIFEGMKAYRHADGSVWTFRPEANAARFARSARRLALPELPEADFIESLRQLVAVDQEWVPAAEGEKSLYLRPFMFASEAFLGVRPAQRVTYSVIASPAGAYFTGGLKPVTLWISTSYARAGAGGTGAAKCGGNYASSLAGQLEGAEHGCDQAVFLDSSTHTYIEELGGMNLFFVTRDRKIVTPELTGTILEGVTRASILELAKELDLEPEERRIRIDEWKEGAASGDIVEIFACGTAAVVTPVGELRWDGGSVDHRRDGHEDTVASAIRSRLLDIQYGRAEDSHGWMTRLV
- a CDS encoding 3-isopropylmalate dehydrogenase; protein product: MGAAQRTEGAKKDYSIAVIGGDGIGPEVVGEGLKVLAAATAGSTTFSTTDYDLGARRWHATGETLPDSVLEELRGHDAILLGAIGDPSVPSGVLERGVLLPIRFALDHYVNLRPARLFPGVASPLDVARVAPDGIDFVVVREGTEGPYTGNGGSLRVGTPHEIATEVSVNTRFGVERVVRDAFARAQARPRRHLTLVHKHNVLTHAGHLWRRTVDEVAVDFPDVETAYQHVDAATIFMATDPGRFDVIVTDNLFGDIITDIAAAIAGGIGLAASGNINPARTTPSMFEPVHGSAPDIAGQGKADPTAAVLSVGMLLTHLGLAAEAARVEAAVAADLAERGSAVRSTTQVGDAIAARL
- the serA gene encoding phosphoglycerate dehydrogenase, producing MTKPVVLIAEELSPATIEALGPDFEVRTCDGANRDELLPALADVDAVLIRSATKMDGEAIAAGRRLKVIARAGVGLDNVDVQAATQAGVMVVNAPTSNITSAAELAIALLLATARNIAPANQALKGGAWKRSKYSGVELLDKTVGVVGLGRIGALVAERLKGFGMKVIAYDPYASPAKAGLVGAQLVSLDELLAQSDFITVHLPKTPETIGLIGEDALSKVKPSVRVINAARGGIVDEAALARAVAEGRVAGAGIDVFATEPTTESPLFEHESVVVTPHLGASTEEAQEKAGISVAKSVRLALSGELVPDAVNVSSGYIAEEVRPGIPLVEKLGRIFTAVAGAVPAQLDVEVRGEITEHDVSVWKLVALKGLFTDVVEDPVTYVNAPVLAEQRDCQVRLVTDAAAGDFRNVTTLRGTLSDGSIVSVSGTLTGPKMVEKLVGINGYDLEVPLSDHMLIFEYSDRPGIIGAVGRILGDSGVNIGGMQVSRAADQAIGVLNVDSAVSSQLAAEIAAAVDAKTFTVVNLQD
- a CDS encoding Dyp-type peroxidase, with product MEGLDRRAVLRTGLLAGGAGAAAVAATHLAVEANRAGVGSRAAAPTAVRPAVLPFRGSRQSGVVDAPQPFAAFVGLDLPEGATRLTCRRLMRVWTDDIERLMAARGPLTDLEPELAAVPSRLSVTVAVGPGFYAAAGLDAVRPSWLAPLPAFAVDRLNRDWPQTDVLLQIRADSPVSVAHAARRLVVGAEPLAVQRWVQRGFREPLTDARPGMPFRNLFGQVDGTVQPATDGSDDRLVWLGADPATGGDGAEAAGTPAPKGLAGGTSLVIRRIAMNLDTWDQIDRAGREHAVGRRLGSGAPLTGRVEADLPDLAATDDLGFPVIDPVSHVRRAMATEPHERILRAPYSYDDPPAPGQRSNCGLVFVSFQADPVRQFVPIQQRLAEADLLNIWTTPLSSGVYAVLPGAQAGEDLGAALLD
- a CDS encoding copper chaperone PCu(A)C yields the protein MLSLAACGTAADPGTSSSDPTAGAATPAAVPSARPSNDAPAGTVTLESGWAKAGSGMTAVFGTVTNRSDQDLTITGGTSPSAGEVQVHTMAKQADGSMTMMQKKGGLSVPAGESVDLAPGGDHLMLLGLTGPLVNGDDVVLVMVTSRGDELAWTVPVRTFAGAEETYVPEGD